A single genomic interval of Centropristis striata isolate RG_2023a ecotype Rhode Island chromosome 8, C.striata_1.0, whole genome shotgun sequence harbors:
- the LOC131976805 gene encoding sialoadhesin-like — protein sequence MAVWDKNTLWCFMLLLAAAVGIGVNYPGPVCGVKGSTVTLPCTFTPATVKDNGTEVQLKVTRVVWCQNHEICHGNTPSVYDSESRNNDPRYKYLGDKSSTCTLQISDLQEKDDATFRFRVEAKDGRGSFTGTNGVKVTVSDGEQMKIDSSSSETALERGDTVTLRCSARCTFHQLEVTWFRDGHALPETGPALPIGPLTAQHSGNYTCGLKGNELSVSRPFVLQVEERGTPTGNSKCDTQLVVRLVLFSLHTVLIITAAAVVIKRTCVWRKAAAS from the exons ATGGCAGTTTGGGACAAAAACACCCTCTGGTGCTTTATGTTACTGCTGGCAG CTGCTGTTGGTATAGGAGTGAATTATCCAGGTCCAGTTTGTGGCGTGAAAGGGTCGACTGTCACTCTCCCCTGCACCTTCACACCTGCGACTGTCAAAGACAACGGAACAGAAGTTCAACTAAAAGTTACCAGAGTCGTCTGGTGTCAGAACCATGAGATCTGTCATGGCAACACCCCATCTGTCTACGACAGCGAGTCACGGAACAACGACCCTCGGTACAAATACCTGGGAGACAAGAGCAGCACCTGCACCTTACAGATCTCAGATCTACAGGAGAAAGATGACGCAACCTTTCGCTTCAGGGTGGAAGCTAAAGATGGCAGAGGAAGTTTTACTGGCACAAACGGAGTGAAAGTCACAGTCAGCG aTGGGGAACAGATGAAGATAGACAGCTCCAGCAGTGAAACAGCGTTAGAACGAGGTGACACAGTGACGCTGCGCTGCTCTGCTCGCTGCACCTTCCACCAGCTGGAGGTCACCTGGTTCAGAGATGGCCACGCCCTCCCAGAGACCGGCCCCGCCCTCCCGATCGGCCCTCTGACTGCACAGCATTCTGGGAACTACACCTGTGGGTTGAAGGGGAACGAGCTCTCGGTGTCCCGGCCGTTCGTCCTCCAGGTGGAGGAACGAG GAACTCCGACTGGAAACTCAAAGTGTGACACACAGCTGGTGGTCCGTCTGGTTCTCTTCTCTCTGCACACTGTGCTCATCATCACAGCAGCAGCCGTCGTCATTAAAAG GACGTGTGTTTGGAGGAAAGCAGCAGCGAGCTGA